In a single window of the Amycolatopsis sp. cg5 genome:
- the eccD gene encoding type VII secretion integral membrane protein EccD, producing the protein MEEQTQHRTSSSARLRFILGKQKVDVALPTEVPLAHLLPAILPQFGAEVVEQGVEHEGWVVRRLGDKTLDEDRTLSELSVLDGETLHLRPRTDQVVAIDYDDLVDGVAEQVTAHPGTLNPTRVRWMFRAAAVACLLLGLWLVPGAGSPQSQAQLAGGLALALVLGAALLARGAADAQTATILAAAAAAYAGVAAALVVGVLAPGAPLVLRVTGAATGALLALVAGLAAVAEGVLLFVAATVFAGTLLLTGVIGVLTGATSVQVAAIGVVLSIIMGIFVPPAAFRLSGLTLPMLPTGADELNEDITPIPHQLVVDRGSAVVGYSTALQLGLGAAQSLLLPIVVFDGDGWARALVLVLALLLFLRSRHPNTVIQRWALLVPACTAVAAYLVAFAGEQTPAVRLLVLVPVLFGASALLLLGGNRLPGRRLRPYWGRAVEIFESITAIAALPILFQILHLYSFMRALAG; encoded by the coding sequence ATGGAAGAGCAGACACAGCATCGCACAAGCAGTTCGGCCAGGCTACGTTTCATCCTGGGTAAACAGAAGGTCGACGTGGCACTCCCCACGGAGGTCCCGCTCGCCCATCTGCTGCCTGCCATTCTCCCGCAATTCGGCGCCGAGGTCGTGGAACAAGGTGTCGAGCACGAGGGATGGGTGGTGCGACGTCTCGGCGACAAAACACTGGACGAGGACCGGACGCTCTCCGAGCTGAGTGTGCTCGACGGTGAGACCCTGCACCTGCGGCCGCGCACCGATCAGGTGGTCGCGATCGACTACGACGACCTGGTCGACGGCGTCGCCGAGCAGGTGACCGCGCATCCAGGCACTCTCAACCCGACCCGAGTGCGGTGGATGTTCCGCGCGGCGGCTGTGGCGTGCCTGCTGCTCGGTCTCTGGCTGGTGCCGGGTGCGGGTTCGCCGCAGTCACAGGCGCAGCTCGCCGGTGGGCTGGCCCTCGCGCTGGTGCTCGGTGCGGCGTTACTGGCACGTGGCGCGGCCGACGCGCAGACGGCGACCATATTGGCCGCGGCCGCGGCCGCGTACGCTGGTGTGGCCGCGGCATTGGTGGTGGGCGTGCTGGCCCCTGGCGCACCGCTGGTGCTGCGGGTCACCGGAGCGGCCACGGGTGCGTTGCTCGCGCTGGTGGCCGGGCTGGCCGCGGTGGCCGAAGGGGTGCTGCTGTTCGTCGCGGCGACCGTGTTCGCCGGAACCCTGCTGCTCACCGGAGTGATCGGGGTGCTCACCGGCGCGACGAGTGTCCAGGTCGCGGCCATCGGCGTGGTGCTGTCGATCATTATGGGCATCTTCGTACCGCCTGCCGCCTTCCGGCTGTCGGGTCTCACCCTGCCCATGCTGCCTACCGGCGCCGACGAGCTGAACGAGGACATCACGCCGATTCCCCACCAGCTGGTCGTCGACCGCGGCTCGGCCGTCGTCGGGTATTCGACCGCGCTGCAACTCGGCCTGGGCGCCGCGCAATCGCTGCTGCTGCCGATCGTCGTCTTCGACGGCGACGGCTGGGCGAGGGCTTTGGTGCTGGTGCTTGCTTTGTTGCTGTTCCTGCGTTCCCGGCACCCGAACACGGTGATCCAGCGCTGGGCGCTGCTGGTGCCTGCCTGCACCGCGGTCGCCGCGTATCTGGTCGCTTTCGCAGGCGAGCAAACGCCCGCCGTCCGCCTGCTGGTGCTCGTGCCCGTGCTTTTCGGCGCGAGCGCCTTGCTGCTGCTCGGTGGGAACCGGCTGCCGGGGCGGCGGCTGCGACCGTACTGGGGCCGTGCGGTGGAGATCTTCGAGTCGATCACCGCGATCGCGGCACTGCCCATTCTTTTCCAGATTCTGCACCTTTACTCGTTCATGCGCGCATTGGCAGGCTGA